One part of the Helicoverpa armigera isolate CAAS_96S chromosome 3, ASM3070526v1, whole genome shotgun sequence genome encodes these proteins:
- the LOC110383822 gene encoding phospholipase A1 member A, which translates to MMISIYQLRNDNVIYKKPSANSNTHQTSCSMKIILVVAALVALCYGHVIPALNDNVEASDVEANADDVEEQGRYVWVENAQGEPVLVDLDEPADEELLQSQRDGRNNVYRLFTRRNRDNHHTLVINQDNTLTSSQFNGGRPINVIVHGWNNNENSPMNRQIREAFLDNADCNVIVVDWSRLANSNYITAVNGVPGVGEHLGDFLTWLIRVGRGNWNNVHLVGFSLGAHVVGNAGRRVNGQPRRITGLDPAGYRWHNNNRRLSSGNGRYVEAIHTDGDILGIMNPSGHADFYPNGGKHPQPGCWLRPSSCSHGRATELFASTVANNNLVGRLCPNVWEAELGTCNGISFRMGNPDLGKSGRGLYALRTNANWPF; encoded by the exons ATGATGATATCTATTTATCAATTGCGCAATGATAACGTGATTTATAAAAAACCCTCTGCAAATTCGAATACTCATCAAACGAGCTGCAGCATGAAGATTATCCTTGTAGTAGCAGCTCTGGTTGCGT TGTGCTACGGCCATGTAATACCTGCCCTGAATGACAACGTGGAAGCGAGCGACGTGGAAGCGAACGCTGATGATGTAGAGGAACAAGGACGCTACGTGTGGGTCGAGAACGCTCAGGGTGAACCCGTCCTAGTTGACCTCGACGAACCTGCTGATGAAGAACTGCTGCAAAGTCAAAGGGATGGAAGGAACAACGTATACAGACTTTTTACCCG GCGTAACCGCGACAACCACCATACGCTAGTCATCAACCAAGACAACACTTTAACGAGTTCTCAGTTCAACGGAGGCCGGCCTATTAACGTTATCGTTCACGGATGGAATAACAATGAAAACTCTCCTATGAACCGACAAATCAGGGAAGCTTTCCTCGATAATGCGGACTGTAATGTCATTGTCGTCGACTGGAGCCGTCTTGCTAACTCCAACTACATCACAGCAGTGAACGGTGTCCCAGGTGTTGGTGAACACCTCGGAGACTTCCTCACCTGGCTTATCAGGGTCGGACGTGGAAACTGGAACAATGTTCACCTAGTTGGCTTCAGTTTGGGTGCTCATGTCGTTGGAAACGCTGGACGCCGAGTTAATGGTCAACCTCGACGTATCACTG GTTTGGACCCCGCGGGCTACAGATGGCATAATAACAACAGAAGGCTGAGTTCCGGCAATGGCAGATACGTAGAGGCCATTCATACTGACGGTGATATCCTCGGCATCATGAACCCGAGTGGACACGCTGACTTCTACCCGAACGGCGGCAAACACCCACAACCAGGTTGCTGGTTACGCCCAAGTTCCTGCTCTCACGGCCGTGCTACAGAACTCTTTGCATCTACCGTAGCAAACAACAATTTAGTTGGGCGCCTATGTCCCAATGTTTGGGAAGCTGAACTCGGAACATGCAATGGAATTTCCTTCCGTATGGGCAACCCAGACTTGGGCAAGAGCGG GCGTGGATTATATGCGCTCAGGACGAATGCGAACTGGCCTTTCTAA
- the LOC110383799 gene encoding lipase member H-A, whose amino-acid sequence MKAFIVLAALVALCYGHALPTSPGDNSHYVEGESRYVWMPDGEGKPVLVDLEEPVDQALLNSRNGANNQYWLFTRRNPNNAQVIVNGNANTIWSSNYNGARPLKIIVHGWNNNGNTAMNPLITSAFLAVQDANVIVVDWRALANSNYNTAAAGVPNVGQHLGNFINWLINTAGGNWNQVHFVGFSLGAHVVGNAGRQVSGRAARVTGLDPAGPSWTNNGNALNRNAGQYVEAIHTDGNILGIMNAVGDADFYPNGGKNPQPGCWISTCSHGRATELFASTVRHNHLVGRQCPNIWEAELGTCNGASLHMGNAIVNKRGAGLYALRTGSSWPF is encoded by the exons ATGAAAGCTTTCATTGTATTGGCGGCCCTTGTAGCTT TGTGCTACGGCCATGCTTTGCCCACATCCCCGGGAGACAACAGTCACTATGTGGAGGGAGAGAGTCGCTACGTCTGGATGCCTGATGGTGAAGGCAAACCTGTCCTAGTAGATCTCGAAGAGCCTGTCGACCAGGCTCTGTTGAACTCCAGGAACGGAGCAAACAACCAATACTGGCTGTTCACcag GCGCAACCCTAACAACGCTCAAGTTATTGTCAATGGCAATGCCAACACCATCTGGTCATCGAATTACAATGGCGCCCGCCCCTTGAAAATTATCGTCCACGGCTGGAACAACAATGGAAACACAGCCATGAACCCTCTCATCACATCCGCCTTCCTCGCTGTTCAAGACGCTAATGTCATCGTTGTGGACTGGCGCGCTCTCGCTAACTCCAACTACAACACTGCGGCTGCTGGTGTCCCCAACGTAGGCCAGCATCTTGGAAACTTCATCAACTGGTTGATCAACACCGCTGGTGGTAACTGGAACCAAGTCCACTTCGTTGGCTTCAGTTTGGGTGCTCACGTTGTTGGAAACGCCGGTCGTCAAGTCAGCGGTCGTGCTGCTCGTGTTACTG GTCTTGACCCTGCCGGGCCTTCATGGACTAACAACGGCAATGCTTTGAACCGTAACGCTGGCCAGTACGTCGAAGCTATTCATACTGATGGAAATATCCTTGGTATCATGAACGCCGTTGGAGATGCTGACTTCTACCCCAACGGTGGTAAAAACCCTCAGCCTGGTTGCTGGATCAGCACCTGTTCTCATGGCCGCGCGACTGAGTTGTTCGCCTCCACCGTGCGTCACAACCATTTGGTCGGAAGACAGTGCCCTAACATCTGGGAGGCTGAACTCGGAACCTGCAATGGTGCATCGCTTCACATGGGTAATGCCATCGTGAACAAGCGCGG tgcCGGTTTATACGCCCTCAGGACTGGATCAAGCTGGCCTTTCTAA